The Chiloscyllium plagiosum isolate BGI_BamShark_2017 chromosome 40, ASM401019v2, whole genome shotgun sequence genome has a segment encoding these proteins:
- the LOC122542624 gene encoding armadillo repeat-containing X-linked protein 4-like: MERFGGPEWSGLEARNGAGWRPGVEQAEGPEWSELEALSGAGWRPGMEQVGGPEWSGLEARSGAGWRPGMERVGGPEWSGLEARNGAGWRPGVERVGGPEWSGLEARSGAGWRPEVERLGGPEWSGLEWRGLEARSGAGTVVGLMSGTGDQTTRRTPVLSHCTVMFILLTTSYF; the protein is encoded by the exons ATGGAGCGGTTTGGAGGCCCGGAGTGGAGCGGGTTGGAGGCCCGGAATGGAGCGGGTTGGAGGCCCGGAGTGGAGCAAGCTGAAGGCCCGGAGTGGAGCGAGTTGGAGGCCCTGAGTGGAGCGGGTTGGAGGCCCGGAATGGAGCAGGTTGGAGGCCCGGAATGGAGCGG GTTGGAGGCCCGGAGTGGAGCGGGTTGGAGGCCCGGAATGGAGCGGGTTGGAGGCCCGGAGTGGAGCGGGTTGGAGGCCCGGAATGGAGCAGGTTGGAGGCCCGGAGTGGAGCGGGTTGGAGGCCCGGAATGGAGCGGGTTGGAGGCCCGGAGTGGAGCGGGTTGGAGGCCTGAAGTGGAGCGGCTTGGAGGCCCGGAGTGGAGCGGCTTGGAGTGGAGAGGCTTGGAGGCCCGGAGTGGAGCAGGGACAGTTGTTGGACTGATGTCTGGCACAGGTGATCAGACCACGCGTAGAACCCCTGTGCTGAgccactgcactgtaatgtttattCTTTTAACTacgtcttatttctaa